GGCAACAAGAAGACGCATCGTGCTTACCTCTGGGCCTATGCACCGGGCGCCTTCGAGTCCACGCGGGCTGTGGTGTACGACTTCTGTGAGTCCCGTGCCGGCGAGCATGCCCGAGCATTCCTGGGCAAGTCCGATGCTGACGGTGGCTGGAGTGGCACGCTGGTTTGCGATGACTACGCGGCTTACAAGGCGCTGTTTACCAAGGGCATCACGGAGTCCGGCTGCATGGCCCATGCCCGCAGAAAGCTGTTTGAACTGCATGCCAATCACAGCAGCCTGATTGCTGCTGAGGGCCTTAAATTCTTTGAACTACTGTATGACGTGGAGCGCGATGCAAAGGCGCTCAGCGCCGAGGAGCGCAAGAAGATTCGACAGGACAGGGCCAAACCGGTTGCCGATGCACTGCATCAGTGGCTGTTATTGCAACGAAGCAAGGTCCCCAATGGCTCTGCGACGGCAAAAGCACTGGATTACAGCCTCAAACGCTGGGTGGCGCTGACGCACTACCTGTATGACGGCCAAGTACCCATTGACAACAATTGGTGCGAGAACCAAATCCGCCCGGCCGCCTTGGGTCGTAACAACTGGCTTTTTGCAGGGTCTCTGCGCGCGGTGTCACTTTGCGGCATATAGGAGCCAGTGATTTTCGGCATATAGAGACCAGCCGGAGGGTGTCTGACGGACATCACTCGGGTATGGATTTTGCCTTTATTTGACGTCTTTTTGTTGCGTTGAATTCTTTGTTTTTGTCGGCATGGTGGTCGGCATCTGGCGTGGCGCCCGATACGACTGGCCATCAAGCACCAGGCAGTATGCGTTGTGACGTAAGCGGTCCAAGGTTGCGGATGCCAAGAGCGGGTTGACTGGGAATGCCTGATCCCATTCAGTAAAGTCCAGATTGCTGGTGACGATGGTGGCAGTGCGCTCGTAGCGCTCGGCAATGAGTTCATGCAGGTCTTCGTCGGCCGGCGCACGCAGAGGCTTGAGTCCGAAGTCATCAATGATGAGTACCGGAATGCGACTCAAGGTCTGCAGCTTGCGCTCGTAGGCGTTGGTGGCGCGCGCGGCGTGCAGTGACTGCGTGAGTGCCGAGCAGTTGGTAAACAGCACATCCACGCCCTGACGGATCGCACAATGGCCCAAGGCCTGCGCAAGATGACTCTTGCCGGTTCCACTAGGGCCAACAATCAATACCGGAGAACACTCCCGCACGTAGCGCCCGGTGGCCAGGTCATGCACCAGCGCGCGGTTGAGTTGGGGTAGCCGCTCGAAGTCAAACTGCTCCAGCGTTTTGGTGGAGCGGAACTGGGCCCGGCGCAGGCGGGTACTGAAACTGTTCTGCTCCCGGCGGGCCACTTCATCGCCCATCAGGATGGCCAGGAACTCCGTATAGGCCAACTTCGATTCAATCGCCTGGCGGTTTCTGGCGTCCAGCGAATCCAGAATACCGGACAAGCGCAACTGCTTGAGATGTGGAACGAGTTCGGGGATGGGTGTCATTTGGGATGGTCTCCTGGATAGTTAATGCAGCAAATCCTGCTGCGGGTTGTGGGTATCGGGGGTGAAGAGGCTTGCGGCGTCGCGGACAAACCGGGCCTTTGCATAGGTAGGCACGATGCTGTGATCAGGCATCGGTAGCCGGTCGGAATTACTGCTCAGGATGGTCTTGACAGTGCGGTAATACGGACTGTTGTGGGCCATGGCACGTCGGCAGGCGAGCTCAACACGCTGGGCGCTGTAGGTCTTTGCCAGACCAATCACACCCTGAGCTGCGCGCAATCGCTCCAGAATCCGGTCACTCAGTAGCCAGTCAATAACCTGCTGACAGTACGGTCCGATTTGCAGCGCTTGGGTACCCAGCCACTCGCGGTCACGGGCAAAGAAGAGTTGTGCCTCGGGTGGCAAGTGGTCTTTGGTCGTGAGGCGTTCACCGGGACGCTGTCCCCGCGCATGGGTTGCCACCAATCGGTAGTCATCAAACAAAGTCACGCAGTTATCGGTGGCACGTAGCCACAGCTCTTTGCCCACCAGCGCAAAGGGGGCGGAATACAGCTTGTAGTCAAACTTGACGTGGCAGTCGCGGTGCAGCGTCACGCACTGCCAAACGCCCAAGTCCGGCGCCTGCGGTGGAAGCGGCTTGAGCAAGGCCCGCTCCAGCGCAAACAAATCCATGGGCTGCTGGCGGGTGGTGCCGTGAATGCGCACACCGGCTTCCTGCAATACCCACGCCTGCGCCTGTGCATTAAGGTCCGCCAGATCACGGAATTCGCGGGTAGACAGGAAGTTACGCTTGACGTATTTGACGCCCGACTCCACGATACCCTTCTTCTGCGGATCGTGCGGCGGGCACGGGTCAATCTTGAATTCATAACCTTCAGCGCACTCGGCATAGGAGCGCTGCACCTGCGGGTCAAATCGGCAAGCCTTGATGATGGCGCACTTGGCGTTGTCGATGATCACGCGCTCGGGCACACCGCCAAACCACTCAAAGGCACGGCGGTGGCAGCCCAGCCATGTGGCCACCGTTTGGTCCCAGACGAATTCCACATACTGATGGCGGCTGTGACACAAGGTCATAACAAAGGCCCAGGTGCGCCTACGCTGTCCATCCGGATGCACCAAAAATGGCCCCGCGCCAAAGTCAACCTGAGCGGCTTCGCCGGGCTTGAAGCTCAGTCTCACAGTGAGATCGGTACGCGGCTGTGCCTTGGCAATGTCACGCATGATGCGATAGACAGAGGAGTAGCTGCCGCAGAACTGGTGCTCGCGCACCAACGCGGCATGAATGGCTACGCCCTCAACCCCGGCAGCCATCCAGCGCGCCACTTGTTCGCGCCATGGGTGGGCTTTGGAGACCGTGCTGGATGGGCGCTTGGCCGCTGCGCACAGACTCAGGGCAATAACTTCGGGTTCGGGCAGCGGCAGCTCAGCCTCCAACCAGCCCAAGCTGCGGGCGTGTTCGCGAAAGCTCGCCACCTTGACCCGGCCCATAAGGCCCAGACGCGCGATCTCGCGATCGCCGTCACCGGCGCGTAGTCTGATTAAAACGTTTCTGTATTCATGCATCTCGATCTTTCTGCGACCCATCCGTTACTCCTGAACAAAAAATTCAGAAGGTAACGACAGTTACGTCGCGTTCGAGATGCCCGTCCAATCCCCCGGCTGGCTCCTATATGACGAAAACCAAATGGCCTATATGTGCCGAAAACGCTCTGGCTCCTATGTGCCGAAAACCAATTGGCCTGTATGTGGTGAAAAGTGACACGCGGGTCAGCGTGCTGCCGCTGTGATGAGTTTGATTCAAAGCGCCAAGATCAATGGGCATGACCCGTATGCCTACATGAAGGACATCCTCACCCGGCTGCCAACGCAGAAGAACA
This DNA window, taken from Rhodoferax potami, encodes the following:
- the istB gene encoding IS21-like element helper ATPase IstB, producing the protein MTPIPELVPHLKQLRLSGILDSLDARNRQAIESKLAYTEFLAILMGDEVARREQNSFSTRLRRAQFRSTKTLEQFDFERLPQLNRALVHDLATGRYVRECSPVLIVGPSGTGKSHLAQALGHCAIRQGVDVLFTNCSALTQSLHAARATNAYERKLQTLSRIPVLIIDDFGLKPLRAPADEDLHELIAERYERTATIVTSNLDFTEWDQAFPVNPLLASATLDRLRHNAYCLVLDGQSYRAPRQMPTTMPTKTKNSTQQKDVK
- the istA gene encoding IS21 family transposase, with the protein product MHEYRNVLIRLRAGDGDREIARLGLMGRVKVASFREHARSLGWLEAELPLPEPEVIALSLCAAAKRPSSTVSKAHPWREQVARWMAAGVEGVAIHAALVREHQFCGSYSSVYRIMRDIAKAQPRTDLTVRLSFKPGEAAQVDFGAGPFLVHPDGQRRRTWAFVMTLCHSRHQYVEFVWDQTVATWLGCHRRAFEWFGGVPERVIIDNAKCAIIKACRFDPQVQRSYAECAEGYEFKIDPCPPHDPQKKGIVESGVKYVKRNFLSTREFRDLADLNAQAQAWVLQEAGVRIHGTTRQQPMDLFALERALLKPLPPQAPDLGVWQCVTLHRDCHVKFDYKLYSAPFALVGKELWLRATDNCVTLFDDYRLVATHARGQRPGERLTTKDHLPPEAQLFFARDREWLGTQALQIGPYCQQVIDWLLSDRILERLRAAQGVIGLAKTYSAQRVELACRRAMAHNSPYYRTVKTILSSNSDRLPMPDHSIVPTYAKARFVRDAASLFTPDTHNPQQDLLH